One segment of Saprospiraceae bacterium DNA contains the following:
- a CDS encoding VWA domain-containing protein, with protein sequence MFRFENPILLHLLWAVALQAFLLWVYWRWRQQALQRLGSPALAQRLMLGFSKKRFWVKNALFAAAVALVAIAIANPQQAVRRTPPPQQSADVLIALDISQSMLAQDAKPSRLEQAKRLILQLAEALKGERLGLVFFAGNAYIQMPLSTDVESLMLFARNASTQFITDQGTDIGAAIDLGARLFSSASPAGRALLLISDGEHHEADLLARASKARSEGITLHTVCVGSASNATIPLPNGGLKRDFTGQVVRTNANPALLRDIAKAGGGLTLNADDGRAVSILADEVRKLQKTTVEARAYTEYVSYFHWLALLALLLLVVEEGVWWQKS encoded by the coding sequence ATGTTTCGATTTGAAAATCCAATACTCCTTCATTTGCTGTGGGCCGTTGCCTTACAGGCGTTCTTGCTATGGGTTTATTGGCGGTGGCGACAGCAGGCCTTGCAGCGGCTCGGTTCGCCCGCTTTGGCACAGCGACTCATGTTGGGCTTTTCCAAAAAACGCTTTTGGGTAAAAAATGCGCTGTTTGCGGCAGCGGTAGCACTGGTGGCCATCGCCATTGCCAATCCACAACAAGCCGTGCGACGCACCCCTCCGCCGCAACAAAGCGCGGATGTACTGATTGCCCTCGACATTTCGCAAAGCATGCTGGCGCAGGATGCCAAGCCCAGCCGATTGGAGCAGGCCAAGCGCCTCATTCTGCAATTGGCGGAGGCGCTCAAAGGCGAAAGGCTTGGCCTGGTTTTTTTTGCCGGAAACGCCTACATCCAAATGCCGCTCTCTACAGATGTGGAATCGTTGATGTTGTTTGCTCGCAATGCCAGTACTCAATTCATCACCGACCAAGGCACCGACATCGGTGCGGCGATTGATTTGGGTGCCCGCTTGTTTAGCTCGGCTTCGCCAGCGGGCCGTGCCCTGCTCTTGATTTCGGACGGGGAACACCACGAGGCCGATTTGCTCGCTCGTGCCAGCAAGGCCCGTTCGGAGGGCATCACCTTGCATACCGTTTGCGTGGGTTCGGCTTCCAATGCGACCATCCCGCTTCCCAATGGTGGCCTGAAGCGCGACTTCACAGGCCAAGTGGTGCGCACCAATGCGAACCCGGCGTTGCTGCGCGATATCGCCAAGGCTGGTGGCGGCCTGACGCTCAACGCTGACGATGGGAGGGCTGTGAGCATTTTGGCCGATGAGGTGAGGAAATTGCAAAAAACCACTGTGGAAGCGCGAGCCTACACCGAATATGTTTCCTATTTTCATTGGTTGGCGTTGCTGGCGTTGCTGTTGCTGGTCGTGGAAGAGGGGGTGTGGTGGCAAAAAAGCTAG
- a CDS encoding tetratricopeptide repeat protein produces MKNALSRHLVIAALSLCPAASLAQSVHRQMRQGDRHYDEKSWSAAEEAYRKATPSASAWHNAGNAAYQQGKYEVAAESFKKAAAAATPEARSAAFFNLGNAYLQQGKYAEAIAAYEKSLRQQPNRFDAKKNLQIAKKKQKEQQDPPPPPPPPPPPPKPQRNYLDQAHQPLKKEEPSAGLSPDAAKHILQTLVVPDEEKSAREYRTLAPSTKPSRVKKDW; encoded by the coding sequence TTGAAAAACGCACTGTCTCGACATCTTGTCATCGCTGCGTTGTCGCTATGCCCGGCAGCGTCGCTCGCCCAGTCAGTCCATCGGCAAATGCGCCAAGGCGACCGCCACTACGACGAAAAATCGTGGAGCGCTGCAGAGGAAGCCTATCGAAAAGCAACACCAAGCGCATCGGCCTGGCACAACGCCGGCAATGCTGCCTACCAACAAGGCAAGTATGAGGTGGCCGCCGAATCGTTCAAAAAAGCCGCCGCCGCCGCTACCCCCGAAGCACGCTCGGCAGCATTTTTCAATTTGGGAAATGCCTATCTGCAACAAGGGAAATACGCGGAAGCCATTGCCGCTTATGAAAAAAGCCTGCGCCAGCAGCCCAACCGCTTCGACGCCAAAAAGAACTTGCAAATCGCCAAAAAGAAACAAAAAGAGCAACAAGACCCGCCACCTCCTCCGCCTCCGCCGCCGCCACCACCCAAGCCTCAACGCAACTATCTCGACCAAGCCCACCAACCCCTCAAAAAAGAGGAGCCTTCCGCAGGCCTCTCCCCCGACGCGGCCAAGCATATCCTACAAACGCTCGTAGTGCCCGATGAAGAAAAAAGCGCCCGTGAGTACCGGACCCTCGCGCCTTCCACCAAGCCTTCGCGGGTGAAGAAGGATTGGTAG